One genomic window of Elaeis guineensis isolate ETL-2024a chromosome 2, EG11, whole genome shotgun sequence includes the following:
- the LOC105039096 gene encoding serine/threonine protein phosphatase 2A 57 kDa regulatory subunit B' kappa isoform has translation MWKQFLSKLPRKSSKLDSVSDSTHNHPGSNASSSGNSIQRANSGNAGPGRSTTVKRMSSAVFPSSVVAGIEPLLSFKDISNTEKQNLFISKLNLCSVVFDFSDPNKNSAEKDMKRQALLDLIDFVNSGTSRFTEPMISASCKMVAINLFRGFPPNYRSNSSGGGETEEEEPMFDPAWSHLQLVYELLLKFISSSSLDAKMGKKFIDHSFILRLLELFDSEDPRERDCLKTILHRIYGKFMVHRPFIRKAVSNIFYRFVFETDRHNGIAELLEVFGSVISGFALPLKEEHKLFLWRALIPLHKPKSVGVYLQQLTYCVTQFLEKEPKLASSVIRGLLKYWPVTNSQKEVMFLSELEEVLEATNVVEFQKCMVPLFRRIGYCVNSSHFQVAERALFLWNNDHVISLVAQNRQDIMPLIVPALEKNSQNHWNQAVLNLTMNVRKMLSEMDEELFLACQRKFEEEEEKRVAVEEKRKMTWERLETAASFQPVTGNTAVLVRSVMAPAIAASLA, from the exons ATGTGGAAGCAATTCCTCAGTAAATTACCCCGGAAGTCGTCGAAATTGGATTCTGTTTCGGATTCCACACACAACCACCCAGGCAGCAATGCTTCCTCTTCTGGCAACTCAATCCAGCGGGCAAACAGTGGTAATGCCGGGCCAGGCCGATCAACCACTGTTAAGAGGATGTCTTCTGCTGTCTTCCCATCCAGCGTAGTCGCCGGGATTGAACCTCTCCTGTCATTCAAAGATATCTCAAACACCGAAAAGCAGAACCTTTTCATCAGTAAGCTGAATCTCTGTTCTGTTGTCTTTGATTTTTCTGATCCAAACAAGAACTCCGCTGAGAAAGACATGAAGCGGCAGGCCCTATTAGATCTTATTGATTTTGTCAATTCTGGCACCTCTCGGTTCACTGAGCCGATGATCTCCGCCAGTTGTAAGATGGTCGCCATTAATTTATTTAGGGGGTTTCCTCCAAATTACCGATCCAATTCTTCTGGTGGTGGGGAGACTGAAGAAGAGGAGCCAATGTTCGACCCTGCTTGGTCCCATCTGCAACTTGTGTATGAATTGCTTCTAAAATTCATTTCATCCTCCTCCCTTGATGCAAAGATGGGGAAAAAGTTCATAGATCATTCATTTATCTTGAGATTGCTTGAGCTCTTTGATTCAGAGGATCCAAGAGAAAGGGATTGCTTGAAAACAATCTTGCATAGGATTTATGGCAAATTCATGGTTCATCGTCCTTTCATCCGCAAGGCAGTAAGCAATATATTCTATAGGTTTGTGTTTGAGACGGACCGGCATAATGGGATTGCCGAGTTGCTGGAGGTTTTTGGTAGTGTGATTAGTGGATTTGCGTTGCCTCTTAAGGAGGAGCACAAACTTTTTCTCTGGAGGGCTCTTATTCCTTTGCACAAACCAAAATCGGTAGGTGTTTATCTTCAACAGTTGACATACTGTGTGACACAGTTCTTAGAGAAAGAGCCAAAGTTGGCAAGTTCAGTGATAAGGGGGTTGTTGAAGTATTGGCCTGTGACGAATAGTCAGAAAGAGGTAATGTTTTTGAGCGAGTTGGAAGAGGTCCTGGAAGCAACTAATGTGGTGGAATTCCAAAAATGTATGGTCCCCTTATTCCGGAGGATTGGCTACTGTGTTAACAGTTCACACTTCCAg GTTGCTGAACGAGCTCTATTCTTGTGGAACAACGACCATGTGATAAGTCTGGTGGCACAAAACCGGCAGGATATCATGCCCCTTATCGTGCCAGCTTTAGAGAAGAACAGCCAGAATCACTGGAATCAGGCAGTCCTGAATCTAACAATGAATGTTAGGAAGATGCTCTCTGAGATGGATGAGGAGCTATTTCTGGCTTGCCAAAGAAAGtttgaggaggaggaagagaaacGAGTGGCAgtggaggagaaaagaaagatgacctGGGAACGTCTGGAGACTGCTGCCTCCTTTCAGCCAGTGACTGGAAATACAGCCGTCCTGGTGAGATCTGTTATGGCCCCAGCAATTGCTGCCTCCCTTGCGTAG
- the LOC140855402 gene encoding uncharacterized protein, which produces MVVILTVLDLKRKGGRLYVHDVESRKFRGFIQTNGLVDLDFIGLRFTWCNNRQRGIRVWKRIDRLFVTASGIQSHPTQLVCYLSKITSDHYSILFVTDTPISHRSPFRFEKVWLFYPRSWNIVREVWCMPVHGDTRYRVIRRLELMRRRFLRWNREEVGDKFRRFETIKTSIAELQE; this is translated from the coding sequence ATGGTGGTGATTTTAACTGTATTGGATCTCAAGAGAAAAGGGGGCAGACTCTATGTTCATGATGTGGAGTCCAGAAAGTTCAGGGGCTTTATTCAGACCAATGGTCTCGTGGATCTTGATTTTATTGGTCTGAGATTCACTTGGTGTAACAACCGCCAAAGAGGGATCAGGGTTTGGAAAAGAATTGACAGGCTGTTTGTGACTGCTAGTGGGATACAGAGCCACCCAACTCAGTTGGTCTGCTACTTGTCAAAGATTACTTCCGACCACTATTCGATCTTGTTCGTCACCGATACCCCCATCTCTCATCGAAGCCCTTTTCGATTTGAAAAGGTGTGGCTCTTCTATCCTCGATCCTGGAACATTGTGAGGGAGGTCTGGTGCATGCCGGTTCACGGAGATACCAGGTATAGAGTTATCCGGAGGCTAGAGCTAATGAGGAGGAGGTTTTTGAGATGGAATAGGGAGGAGGTTGGGGACAAATTCAGGAGGTTTGAGACCATTAAGACTTCCATTGCTGAGCTACAGGAGTGA
- the LOC105039217 gene encoding protein PGR isoform X1, with protein sequence MMEGFLIRSVVSVALSFLIAARAYKHRSLDGSGALAGFLVMAIHIAASYRFGALLLVFFFTSSKLTKVGEEKKRSIDEDFKEGGQRNWVQVLANSAIATILVVLVAKMTGGKERCLDTKESTLITGLIGGIIGHYACCNGDTWSSEIGMLSNAQPRLITTFKTVRKGTNGAVTVEGLLAAAAAGFVIGLTYVIVGLLTVECAHDVIWRQLLVIPVAAAAGLCGSLIDSLLGATLQFSGYCTLRKRVVGKRAPTVVKISGMSILDNNAVNAVSVLATTLLTSVACLYIF encoded by the exons ATGATGGAGGGTTTCTTGATTAGATCGGTGGTCTCCGTGGCGCTCTCCTTTTTGATTGCGGCCAGAGCCTACAAGCACAGGTCGCTCGATGGATCGGGGGCGCTCGCGGGGTTCTTGGTGATGGCTATCCACATCGCTGCTAGCTACAG GTTCGGAGCGCTGCTTCTTGTTTTCTTCTTCACATCTTCCAAGCTCACCAAGGttggggaagagaagaagaggagcatTGATGAGGATTTCAAGGAAGGAGGTCAACGAAACTG GGTACAGGTTTTGGCTAATAGTGCAATTGCAACGATTTTGGTAGTTTTAGTTGCAAAAATGACTGGTGGGAAAGAGAGGTGCTTGGACACAAAAGAGTCAACTCTTATTACTGGCCTTATTGGTGGTATCATTGGACATTATGCCTGTTGCAATGGTGACACATGGTCATCTGAAATTGGAATGCTTAGTAATGCACAGCCCCGACTAATTACAACTTTCAAG ACTGTCCGAAAGGGAACAAATGGTGCAGTCACAGTAGAAGGACTTCTAGCAGCTGCAGCAGCTGGCTTTGTTATCGGGCTTACTTATGTCATTGTTGGATTGCTTACAGTTGAATGTGCTCATGATGTCATCTGGAGGCAGCTGCTAGTAATACCAGTCGCTGCAGCAGCTGGTCTATGTGGGAGTTTGATTGATTCATTATTGGGTGCAACGCTCCAGTTCAGTGGTTATTGCACCTTGAGGAAAAGG GTGGTTGGAAAACGTGCACCTACTGTGGTCAAGATTTCAGGAATGAGCATTCTAGACAACAATGCTGTGAATGCAGTGTCGGTGCTAGCAACAACACTGCTTACGTCTGTTGCGTGCTTGTACATCTTCTAG